The nucleotide sequence CATATCCAAGAATCACCTGGAACATCAAGAGCAACTGCCCACACGTGCTGTCTGGATTCGCGGCGATGTCTCCGAACCCCAGCGTCGTCATCGTTACGACCGAGAAGTACAACGCGTACACAAACTCACGCACGTCACCGACCTTCCCATTGACCATAACACATCGTGGCCACAGCCAATAGATAATGGCGAAGACGAATGCCAGACCCGCGAAGCTGAATAGAACTCGGCCCGTGGACAAGCCGTAGTCGCTGAACCACCAGAACGACCTCACCACCGCCGAGTGAAGTACGTTGTGCTCCCTATACCATTGTTCCCAGTTCTTTCGGCGGATGTTGTATTCGACGAGCAGTTTTGTGCCTGGATCGATCTTCACGGTGTCGAGT is from Anaerobaca lacustris and encodes:
- a CDS encoding potassium channel family protein yields the protein MNRANLQDAHLEGAMLNCAELKGTILHIASVDGATILWGCTVNRHSKVCMGTDLSGVALDTVKIDPGTKLLVEYNIRRKNWEQWYREHNVLHSAVVRSFWWFSDYGLSTGRVLFSFAGLAFVFAIIYWLWPRCVMVNGKVGDVREFVYALYFSVVTMTTLGFGDIAANPDSTCGQLLLMFQVILGYVLLGALVTRFAVLFTAGGPAGQFADEKGIIDRVRRFVTRRFGRRAAK